The nucleotide sequence GATTTTGTGTTGTGAAAGTACGGTATTCATCGAAACGTCGGAATAATATATACAATGGTAGATAGGGTGCAATGAAAAATGACTTTGTTATAGCTTTGCCGGAGCTTTCGATATTCAGTCTAAGAGAAGAAGAGTGGTTGCACCAAACAAATCAAATAGAACTATCCTCAATAAGTAAGTCTTAAGATTACATCCAGTGATTCTTCAAACCAACTAATTGCTTTTGAAGTTTCGAGATCTGAAGTTCAATATAAGGaactacatacatacatacatacatacatatatacatacatacatacatacatacatacatacatacatacatacatacatacatatatatatatatatatatatctaagcATGGAAATTATTGACAGTGGCAGACTGCGGATCTAGCTGTGTATGTACACGCTTTAGAGTAGTTCTAGCGTAGGAGTCCTCCCTTTAGGCAATACACTATGCTATCCacccagtgaacagtaactgcccttaatgaacagtaatcgccTTTTGTAtatccaccgttacacttcaatagccctggctatagacaataaaatattagtatttttttaatttataaaatagtacaaaataattttatttctaatttcggataagatttttaattgttttcgTTGCGCCAAGACGTCTCTctacgtactaaacgattggctaagtaatttccaacgactggacatcgattctttggttcttttcccacccattttctcaagataattggtatgaatgagactccacatttctcgcaactgcatctcattacctgtaagcgaactatgagtaaccttaacccagctagtacacaacgcaatatcttcaagaagcgtccaattcgtacctgcatcagtagtcattttgttgaaaaaaaaattggattgaaactttgagagaaagataggaatttgattgaaagtagttgagaaaatatgaaattgtggtgtaaggtagatgataatgagaaggtaaaatagaaaagtaaaaacaatttttttaaaaaaaaattcaaattttttttcgtattttttacaaattttttttaaatttttattgaacTAATAAATGTCTGTCGttgggtttaaaaaaaaattgaattccaacactccagattgtgccacgtgtcacaacggtaacttttcttaattttaaaactattatttatttatttatttataaagcagaataatatcaaccgttgatctcagatccaatggttgatattaaataagatttatttttatttttattaccgTTGCAAatcggacggtccaatttaaaGAGCCGTTGAGACcgaacggaccgtgggaagccacgtggcttcccaacggtaatcTCGGCAGCGATGTGAGCCCCATACTCTGAAAAGTTGTCGGTTGACGCGCCCCCATGAGCGGGTGAGTCGCATGtgcctgacagaaaaaaaatataaaattgggcTGACGCCAGGATGACGTTAGCCCTAGTGTCACATCCACTTGGGCTGGCAATTCCTCACAAGCCCAGAGCTCTGGCCTCCACTCTCCCTCGGGCGGCCCACGCTGGAGCTTCAAGACCGGGCTATGTGGCCCTATTTCGTCCCCCGTCCCCTGAGCACTAGcccacgctggagttgctcttagagcATAGTTTTTCTGCAAGGGGTTGTCAAGTGACTTTATTTTACTATCTTCCAAATAAAATGGCAAAAATTGTCTTGTATTGGGGAAGCATATTCGTGCCTATAGAAATTAGTTAGGGTGACTTTAAGATATAATCCTATCCACGACCTACATTGAAaatctcaaatctcaactcaactTCTTTCTTAAAGCCTAAGGTTTTCCTTGACAAATGCATCTTATCAACCTTATATATGTACGACATATTATCCAAGGGCAGATCATGTTTGTAGCGAGTAGATTAACGTAACAAGGAAACGTATTTGTGGTGTGTAGCTTGCTAGCTAGGTTAACATATACTAAAGAAAATTCGTAAAAAGCACATCTTCTGTAGACTTCTCAGAGACGTACAACATCAAACACTACTCTCTCCTGTATATGGCATCCAATCAACCAAGGGGTGGATGCATGATAGCCATACAACCCCACAACATTGCTCTCTCGTATACTCCATCAGTCTCACAACATTGCCAACAGAGACCTCAGCTAGCTAACAGCCACATATTTCTAACGTTTTGAGAAAGTATAAACCCAGATGTTTGGCACTGAACTAATATATATTCTCTTCCTTTATAACTTTTGCTTGTacatttatataattatatatacatatatggacATCAGTGCAGTGTCTGCTAATTTATACTCTCTTTTTTCTAACTTTTgcttgtaaatatatatatatatatatatatatatataatataattttataatcATGTATAGACATCGCTGCAGTGTCTGCAATATTTTAGAGAGATCCAAGAGCAATAGCTAAACAACATATTAGCTAGGTTAATTCCCCTAGTAAGCACAAAAACGTCATAATTCAAAAGGGAGCACTAGGGTTTGTCATGGTGTATTAGGGCAATTATAGGCAGGCGGGGTTGGCATGCAATTTGATCAGCTCTAGGGTTGGTAGGCTGAGCCCAATGCATAATGTGATCTTGTGTGTGTTGGCCTGGGGGGCAATATAATTGAGTTGCTGTGGTCCCCACAAGTAGGCAATTTGCTGcaaaaagtttttattttttcctttcattttttttgctttgctttGCCCTCGATCAGTTAGCTGTTTCGTCCCAAACCCTATTTGCAAtctgagaaagagagagagagcaccaATATAGCTGAATGTGCTGATCAAACCGAATGCCAAATTGGTGGgagttgaagtttttttttccatattcCATAACTTGTAAAGGCTGTGTCTGCTGTCAGCAGAAAACAAGGCTGCAAGTTTGAAGGCGTAATTGAGGCATATTTTGGAAAAAACCAAGCTCTTACATGTAGTGAATTGTCTCTTCGAGGACCAGTAAATATTCTTTCGGTTGCTAGCTAGTTGCTTATCTCACGGACGTCGTCCTTGGAATTAGGTTAACATAAACCCTGCTGCAAAACTACGCCTATAGTTAATCTggagaaattaattaaagacCCATCTCGTATTAGGGTTCCTGAAGTTCAAACTCTAGTGTTAGCATAATATCCAAATTCTAAACCACAAAGCTTTGATAATAAATAGGGTTCATCTACAATATACATGTATGAAATGTATCAGTGTTTAAACAGTTTGATCAAGTATGTCAAATATTAATCCATGCAAATTAAACGGTTTAGTGCACCAGTGCATATCATATATACACCGTTTAAATTATAGAGATTGTAGGGGTGGAAGGCATGATCTtggaatatatatatgtatatatgtgtgtgtgtacttATTTCTATATTGACTTTTAGTGATGTGCTTGAATGCGAGAGCTAGGTAGAGCTCTCGAAGACTCGATCTCCCACTTGCTTTGACAGCCCCACGAAATTTTCATGTGGCAATCTTACTTTTCCCCCACAAATCTCTCTGAAACGGATtgatacatgcatatatatggACGACGTTTCTGAATTGACATGCATCAAAGTGAAACCCAATATTTCCGTTTCAAAGAGAATCGGAATGTCGTGACTCGTGAGGTCTAAAATTCAGTACAATTAATGACATATATAAATACTTATACATAATACTTTTATGCAGTCAATCACTCGTATATATACAAAGGCCAAAACTTTTTTTCTTGtgggattatttttttttttttttgtcagatgTCAATAGTATAGGCTTGCTCTTATATTTGGGAAGAATGTTTGCCGCTTGTGGCAAATCGTGCCCACCTGTTTGATTGTATTGGTACTTGTTGTATTCGTAGTCATTCGatctaattaatttttcttcttgagcaaatttcttttctttttttttttttttttttgggtataaaTAAAGGGAAATATCCTGAGAGTGGTACTTGGCCGAAAGAAAATTAGTGAGAGGACTATTTCTGTGCCAAGTTTTCtccatttttccttcttttctacAGGAACATCTCCAACGGCTTAACCAAATCATGTTGTTTGAACTACAATAAATTTAACCCAAAACCACAAAAAGCTTGATCCACAGCGTAGTTATATCCCAGTTAAACTAGCTTTGTAAATGGTTGCAAGATTTCTTTACCTTCCATATGGCCGAGATTCAGTGTTAGCAGCCCATTGAGTTATTAATGGACAACCGTTAAGACCTGTTTAATTTGATATTACTATAATATAAAGATGAGCATGGTCATAGTGAAGATGATATAAggtaaaatcaaactaaatgcaTCTAATGAGTACCTTTTAATAAATAGTATTCAAAgttatcaaatgaaaaaaatattcaaagttgTAGGAGTAACATTTTTAAAATCGGCTAGCCTAAACAATCTTCGAATTTCAtgctaaactaattaaaatataCCTAGTGTTGTTAGAGATGCTCGAAGTAATGAGCCGGGAGAAAATTTGAAGTAAAAAACAAGAGATAATGTACTTACGGAAAATTAGATGCAAATGATACATAGAAGAAGAAAGATTTTTACATGCAATAAACTCGGAGGAGAAAACGAAGCGCCACAGAAGGATTACAGTGAACGCAGGGAAGCAAGTCTGTCAGCTCGTCGATCTTTCTCCAGCGTACGCCGATTTTTCACTACCAAAACACGATATCGATGAACTCCTTTGCTTCTCTCGGGTTGTGGCGATATTCGGTTAGTATTTTCGTTGCGAAAGCTCTGCTGATTTCACTGAGAAGATGGAGCGTGGGGTTTGCCTTTGATGGAGTTGAGGTGTTGGGCCACGAAGATGATGCCCATTACAAGTATGAGGCAACCAACCAGGGTACTGAAGAAGAGGGCACCTGGTTGCCTTGTCTGGACAAACCCGTACACCCCGGTACTCGTCACAACAATAAGATCAGTGAGCCCGTCGTTTGAGAAGTCCTCGGTGATCAGGGCGTGTGTAGGCGGTGCTGGAAGGACAACTGATGTTACGATACTTCCTCCAGGAGAAATCACCACAGCCTCTTGTTCTCCGGCAGCAAGGACCACCTCTTGAATATCACGAATTCGCAACGAGAATGACTTCAGTGTAGGGACCACGTTACCAGTCTCCATCAACCCTGACGGAGATGGAAGATTTGACCATATAGCACCCGTCGTCAGCTGCCACTGCCAAACGGCATCATGGCCATGCAATCCAGGGGAGTATGATGTTACCTGAGAGAAAGTACACATCTTAAGTTGCCAATTCTGCATAAGTAAACAGTATCCTGTACCTTACAAGATTATAATTGAATTTTGTGAGTGATCTCATCCCAATCCATGACGCGATCAAGATTAGAATGCATACCTCACCACGATTTGTCAAGAAGACAACATCACCATGGCTTCCCTTACGATGCCTATGGCCATCTCTTCTCGGAATGAGAATGGGAGTTGCTACCTCCAACGATGCTAAATCATGAGTTCGACCAAAGCCTCTAGAATATTCTCCATGTTGGAATAAGTTAAAAAGGGAATGATGACATATCGAAGCATTAAATAGTTGTTCTCGAACGGGTACACCAGAGGTCGCAACAGCCCAACAGGGACGGAGCACTTCCATGGATCCACTAGCAACAGTCTGCTCAGCGCCATTTCCCCCTACAGCCTGCAGAGAAGGCACAGATTCTGTCACATTTATCACCCATGATGCAGCCATAAACAAAATCTACACTTCTGGGCACAATTTAATTATGCCACATTTATCCCTGcatttcctcctttttttctttgtggtTGTCCACCAatcataaattttttatcattgtgCTTTGGATCCACTGAGCATAATTCAACAGACATTAACACCCCACATCCACTGAGCATTAAACTTTTAGGCTGTTGAGCCAACTAGAATTGAGATAAGAGACCAAAGGTagaaagtcaagagatgtgcaCCTGGACATGATCTAGGACTCCATCGCCATTTATATCAGCATGAAGGCCACCCTCTTGAAGATGAAGCTGATAAGATCGATAAATTTTGCATTACATCGGTTAAGAGATAACATAAATATTCCACATTTGAAACAAAGTTTTTCTATGTATGTACGTATATCAGatagaaagtaaaaataagaaatgaagGACTGAGGTGAAGCAGGGTGGATCTCTCTCAAGTCtcaacatataaaaaaataaagaacaaaggcTGCTCTCTTTCTTTCACAAACCAAAGCATGAATGGCAATCATATCAAGTGTAATTTCACTTTGGTTATGACGCTACAAGGGAAATTGAGTGGGCTTTTTGTTTACCTTACAGAAAGTGCGGCCTGTTGCTAAGTGAATAACTTCTATTCCTTCTTTTTGATGAGCTACAACGACATTAGGGACCCACCAAAGTTGAGTGTGGTTTGTTATGGTAGGTATATATTGATATGGCTGCACCAGCAACATAAACAGGTCAAAAATGAATTTCAACACACAATAAACAATCTTAAATTTAAATGGTTCACAAGTTGCACCTTCTTAGATTTTGCTGAACCAGCATACTGTGTAGCTTTTCCAatcaagtttgaaattttttttgttgagtccTTTCCAGGAGGATGGTTTTCTTCTGGCTTGTTGAAAGGGAAGTTAATAGTCTTTCCGGATGTTCTCTTCACTGTTTTCCTTTTGTGCCGCCTGAAATGTGCAAGTT is from Pyrus communis chromosome 10, drPyrComm1.1, whole genome shotgun sequence and encodes:
- the LOC137747033 gene encoding uncharacterized protein, translated to MRKRDLAILMLSAFAIFFSLQHEGDFSFREAWMHLSDDYPIKFEGDRLPPPIVTDLNGDGKKEVLVATHDAKIQVLEPLSRRVDEGFSNARVLAEVSLLPDKIRISSGRQAVAMATGVIDKLRPGQRPRQVLVVVTSGWFVMCFDSNLKRLWEVNLQEDFPHNAHHREIAISISNYTLKHGDTGLVIVGGRMEMQPHIFMDPFEEIGMADRNAEQHRRNLTEKEASESSGTVDLRHFAFYAFAGNSGTIRWTRKNENIEENSSDASRLIPQHNYKLDVQAMNSRRPGEYECREFRESILGVMPHHWDRREDTLLELAHFRRHKRKTVKRTSGKTINFPFNKPEENHPPGKDSTKKISNLIGKATQYAGSAKSKKPYQYIPTITNHTQLWWVPNVVVAHQKEGIEVIHLATGRTFCKLHLQEGGLHADINGDGVLDHVQAVGGNGAEQTVASGSMEVLRPCWAVATSGVPVREQLFNASICHHSLFNLFQHGEYSRGFGRTHDLASLEVATPILIPRRDGHRHRKGSHGDVVFLTNRGEVTSYSPGLHGHDAVWQWQLTTGAIWSNLPSPSGLMETGNVVPTLKSFSLRIRDIQEVVLAAGEQEAVVISPGGSIVTSVVLPAPPTHALITEDFSNDGLTDLIVVTSTGVYGFVQTRQPGALFFSTLVGCLILVMGIIFVAQHLNSIKGKPHAPSSQ